The genomic window GGTGGTGTAAATAAAGTGTATTTTGGTTTATCATACAAAATAATGAAAGACTGGAATATCGGGGTAGACGCACAGTATAATTTTGGAAAAATTACAACAACAAGTGTTGAAGCAATTACTGGAGTCCAAAATGGAACAGCTGAAGTTAATACTTCTGAACTTTCAGGTATGGGATTCAGTTTCGGGACTATGTACCAGAAAAAAATCTATAAAAAGATGAGCATATTCTCTAGTTTGAGTTATTCTTTTGCGAGTAATCTGAACTCAGATAATACGAGAGTGATTTCAGTTCAAGGAGATCCAGAAGCTTATGCAGTTCCAACAGAATCAACAAAATTAAAACTTCCAAATAAGTTAAGTATTGGTTTAGGTGTTGGTGAAGCTAGAAAATGGCTTGTGGGAGCAAATATGACTTTTCAAGGAGACGGACAGTTAGAGAATTATTATAATGCAGCGAATAACGTAAGATACGAAAGCTATTCTAAATATGCGCTTGGAGGATATTACCTTCCAAATTATAATTCTTTTACTAGTTACATGAGCAGAATTACGTATAGAGCTGGTTTGAAATACGAAAAAATTGGTTTAATCGTAAACAACGAATCAATTAAAGATATCGGAATGTCACTGGGAGCAGGAATTCCAATTCCTGGATCTTATTCAAATGTAAACTTTGGGATTGAATTTGGTAAGCGTGGTACAACAGCTGCAGATTTAGTGCAAGAGAATTATGTTAATTTCAGTGTGAGTTTCTCTTTCAACGATAAATGGTTTGTGAAGAGCAAATACCAATAATCAAAATATATTATCTTTTAGAAGCTCATTACAATTTACTACATTTGGCAAATGAATTTACCAAAAAGATATAGTCTCATAGCTGTCACAGTTTTTGCTGTGACACTATTTTTTGGATGCGAAAGTAATTTTAAAGAAGTTCAGAAAATTAACTTCTCAGAATTCGTTCCTGCCAGCGATGCCGACACTGTAAATGTTAAATATACAGACTCTGGGCGCATTACAGGTGTTTTGATAAGCCCAAAAATGCTGGATTATTCAAATCTTGATTTCCCTTTTACAGAATTTCCAAAAGGAATTGATGTTACTTTATATGATAAAAAGCAAAAGCGTACCTTTATAAAAGGTAATTATGCAGTTTCGTATAAAAATACTGGAATCATTGATTTGATAGGAAAAGTAAAAATCACTTCAGAAGCGGGACAGGTTTTAGAAACGGAACAATTGTATTTTGACCAAAAGAATGAGTGGTTTTATACAGAAAGAAAGTTTAAATTGACCGATATAAAAGGAGTTTCCTATGGTCAAGGGATAGATTTTAGCAAAGATTTTAAAGTGATCAATTCGCAGCGAATAAGCGGTGAAATTGAATCAGACAAAGAATTATAATATTATGGGTTATTTAAAATATACACAATACGTTTACATCCTTTTTGCAGTTTTCTTTACTTACGATGGTATTGTAAAACTAAATGCGGGAGATGAGAGCTATCCTTTTTATTTTGTAATTGCAGGAATGGCTATTTTTATGTTTTTCTTTAGGAGAAGATTTCTTAATAAGCATAACGACCGAAACAAAAACCAATAAAAATGGAAATTAGTATTATAATAATATGTTTAATACTAGCCGCCTTTTTTTCTGGGATGGAAATTGCTTTTACATCCGCCAACAAAATTTATCTCGAGATTGAAAAGAAACAAGACGATTTTCTGTCTCGAATCTTAACGAAACTAACCGAAAATCCATCAAAATTTATTGCGGCCATGCTTATTGGCAACAATGTGGCCTTGGTGATTTACGGTTTTTTTATGGGCGATCTTATTTTAGGTTGGATGGCTTATTTTGGATTGATTTTTTCTGATTGGTGGAATATTCTCATTCAGACACTTCTTGCCACATTTGTAGTTTTATTGACTTCAGAATTTTTCCCGAAGGTCTTTTTTCAGATTTATGCCAATTCTTTAATTAAAATTCTGGCGCTTCCGGCCTATTTATTCTACCGATTATTTTATTACATCTCTACATTTTTTATTTGGATTGCAGATTTTGTGTTGAGTAAATTTTTTAAAACAGAAGGAAATCAAATTCATTTGTTTAGCCGTATCGAGTTGGGAAATTACATTACGGAACAAATGAGTACTGTTGAGGAAGATGAAGAGGTAGATTCGGAAATTCAGATTTTTCAGAATGCTTTAGAATTTTCAAATGTAAAGGCGCGTGATATTATGACGCCTCGAACAGAAATTGTAGATATAGATCTTTTTGATACTGTTGATGATCTTAGGGCCTTATTTATAGAAACGGGTTATTCTAAGATTATCATAAGTCAGAATTCATTAGATGATATCTTGGGTTATGTTCATTCATTCGATTTGTTTAAAAAACCAGCGACTATAAAATCGGTTTTGATGACAGTCGAGTTTGTTCCAGAAACTATTTTAATTAA from Flavobacterium sp. KACC 22763 includes these protein-coding regions:
- the lptC gene encoding LPS export ABC transporter periplasmic protein LptC encodes the protein MNLPKRYSLIAVTVFAVTLFFGCESNFKEVQKINFSEFVPASDADTVNVKYTDSGRITGVLISPKMLDYSNLDFPFTEFPKGIDVTLYDKKQKRTFIKGNYAVSYKNTGIIDLIGKVKITSEAGQVLETEQLYFDQKNEWFYTERKFKLTDIKGVSYGQGIDFSKDFKVINSQRISGEIESDKEL
- a CDS encoding hemolysin family protein — its product is MEISIIIICLILAAFFSGMEIAFTSANKIYLEIEKKQDDFLSRILTKLTENPSKFIAAMLIGNNVALVIYGFFMGDLILGWMAYFGLIFSDWWNILIQTLLATFVVLLTSEFFPKVFFQIYANSLIKILALPAYLFYRLFYYISTFFIWIADFVLSKFFKTEGNQIHLFSRIELGNYITEQMSTVEEDEEVDSEIQIFQNALEFSNVKARDIMTPRTEIVDIDLFDTVDDLRALFIETGYSKIIISQNSLDDILGYVHSFDLFKKPATIKSVLMTVEFVPETILIKDVLNLLIKKRKNVAVVLDEYGGTSGIITIEDIVEELFGEIEDEHDLDEELIEEEIGEGKYLFSTRLDVEYLNETYKLMIPEEDSYGTLGGFIVNHTKEIPQKGDKIVIDKFHFFIEEASNKKIELVKLTIKE